CAATTCCCCGGTTTTCGGGTATGTGGTGAAGATGGCGGATTATTATCCCGTAGCGGAAGGTGTGGAAGATGCCATCGGGAAACTGCGGGACAGGGTGCGGGAAGGATATTCCATTGTAGTGTATCCGGAAGGCACGCGCTCGCCTGACGCGAACATGCGGCGGTTCCATAAAGGCGCGTTCTATCTTGCGGAAGAACTGGGGCTGGATATCCTGCCCGCCGTGATCCATGGTACGGCATACACCATGTCCAAAGGCGACTTCCTGCTGAAGAACGGCACCATGACCATGAAGTTCCTGCCGCGCATCAAACCGGATGACAAACGCTGGGGAGATAACTACAGTGCGCGCACAAAACTGGTGAGCCGCTATTTCCGCCAGGAGTATGAAGCCCTGCGCCGCGAAGAGGAAACACCGGCCTACTTCCGGGAGCAGCTTATCTACAATTATATCTACAAAGGCCCTGTGCTGGAATGGTATATGCGCATCAAAACAAAAATGGAGCACAATTACGAATTGTTCCACCAGTTGCTGCCAAAGAAAGGGAAGATCATGGATATCGGCTGCGGTTACGGGTTCATGAGCTATATGCTTCATTTCCTGTCGCCTGAACGCCGCATCACCGGTGTGGATCATGATGAAGACAAGATCGCTACCGCGCAACATTGTTATCTTCGCAATGAGCATCTGCATTTCGAGACGGCAGATATTACGTTATATACACTGGAGCATCACGATGCCTTCGTCTTGCTGGACGTGCTGCATTACCTTCCGGCCGCGGCGCAGGAACGGCTTTTGCAGCAATGTATCCGCAACCTCAATCCCGGCGGGGTCATTATTGTGCGCGACGGGGATGCGGACCTCGGCAAACGGCATGAGGGAACAAAGCTGACCGAGCTGTTCAGCACCCGGCTGCTTCGGTTTAACAAGACGGGCGACGAGCCGCTGTCCTTCTTCTCCTCATCCACCCTGCGTACCATTGCGGAACGGAACGGTGCTACGGTAGAGCAGATCGACAATACGAAATTCACATCCAATGTGATCTTTATCATCAAACATTCATTCAGCGAGCAATATGCATAATTACGACGTAGTGATCATCGGTAGCGGCCTCGGGGGATTGACCTGCGGAGCGATCCTGAGCCGGAACGGTTACAGGGTCTGCGTGCTGGAGAAGAACCAGCAGATCGGCGGTTGCCTGCAGACCTTCAGCCGGGACAAGACCGTTTTCGATTCCGGCGTACACTATGTTGGCGGCCTTGCTCCCGGGCAGAATCTTTACCAGATATTCAAGTACCTGGGGATCATTGACAAGCTGAAGCTCAAGCAGCTGGACCTGGATTGTTTCGACCGTGTGGCTTTTGCCGGTGATCCCCGGGAATACAAAATGGCGCAGGGCTATGATGCTTTCATCAATGGTCTGCTGGCCGATTTTCCCGGTGAGGAAAAAGCACTGAAGGAATACTGCGCCATGCTGCGGCATATCTGCGATAAATTCCCGCTGTACAACCTGCGGATGGGCGGTTTTGAAGAGAAGGAATCCGTGCTGGGCATCGATGCAGCGGAGTATATCAACAGTCTGAGCAGCAACAGGAAACTCACGCAGGTACTGGCAGGCAATAACCCGCTGTATGCCGGCGTGGAAGGCAGAACGCCCATGTACGTGCATGCGCTGGTGCTCAACAGCTATATTGAAAGCTCCTGGAAATGCGTGAACGGCGGTTCCCAGATCGGTAAATGGCTGGCCAGGATCATTACGGAGCATGGTGGCACCCTGCTGCGGTATAAAGAAGTGAAACGCATTGTGGCGGAGGGAAAAGAGGTGTCCTACGTGGAAACGGCAAAAGGAGAACGGTTTACGGCAAAACAATTTATCTCCAATATGCATCCGGCCGGCACGCTGGACATGCTGGAGAGCGATGTGATCCGCCAGGCTTACCGCTCCCGCATCGGGTCGCTGGAAAATACCAATTCAGTGCTGATGGTGAACGCAGCGCTGAAACCCGGCATGTTCCCGCATATGAACTACAATTACTATTACCATGATATGGATAATGTGTGGACCGGGCATGAATATACGGAAGACACCTGGCCGCGGAATTATTCCATGTTCATCACGCCGGACCCGCAGGACCATCGCTACGCCAATGGCCTGTCCATCATGGCGTATATGAATATCAGCGAAGTGGCGCCCTGGGCGGATACCTTCAATACTGCCTCCAGCGAGGCCAGCCGGGGGGAAGACTATGAAGCGTTCAAAAAAAGGAAGGCGGAAAAGCTGCTGGATATGGTGGAAAAGCGTTTTCCGGTGCTGCGGCAGTGTATCAAGAACTACTATGTGGCCACACCATTGTCTTTCCGCGATTATATCGGCACAACGGACGGCTCCATGTACGGTGTGCTGAAAGACTGCAATGATCCGCTACGGACGTTTATTGCGGCCCGCACAAAACTGTCGAATTTGTATCTTACAGGCCAGAACCTGAACATGCACGGCATCCTTGGCGTCACCATGAGCGCGGTGGTCACCTGCTCAGAGCTGCTGGACATGGAGAAATTGTTGCACGAGATCAAGACAGCGTAATATGGCATTAGCAAAGAAAATCTGGAGAGGAATATGGAAAGGCTTTTTATATCTGGCCGGTTTTTTTATACTGCTGATCATCGGCCTGTTCATTTACCTCTACAGCGTAGCCAGGATGCAGCCGCCGAAGATAGCGGACAAGCGCAGCCTGGAATGGCAACGCACACAACTGAGCGCTACGGCCTTCACCCTTGATCATAACTGGTTCCGCAAAAGCCGCAGCGGGCTGTATGAACTATATGTGGAAGGGAAGCCTTTTGAACGAGGCGTTGCATACGGTAAGCTCGCGCAGGAACTGGTAAAGCGGCAGGAAGATCATTTTACGGAACAGATCGGCAAAATGATCCCCTCCAGGAGCTACCAGCATTTCCTGAAATACTTCATCGGCTGGTTCAACCGCCATCTTGCGGAAAATGTGCCGCAGGAATACCAGGAAGAGATCTACGGCGTATCCTTTTCCGCATCGGATAAATACGATTTCATCGGCACCAATTACCAGCGCATCATGAACTATCATGCCGCGCACGATATTGGTCACGCCCTGCAAAGCATGGCGCTGGTGGGATGCACATCTTTCGGCACCTGGAACGACCGCTCGGAAGACAGCAGTCTGATTATCGGCCGGAATTTCGATTTTTATGTGGGCGATAAATTTGCGGAAGACAAGATCATTGCATTTTACAAACCGGATCAGGGCTACCGTTTCATGATGGTAACCTGGGGAGGGTTCACCGGTGTGGTGTCCGGCATGAACGATCAGGGATTGACCGTCACCATCAACGCCGCCAAAACGAAAATGCCCTCCGGCTCCGCCACCCCGGTATCGCTGGTGGCCCGGGAGATATTGCAATATGCAAAGAACATTCAGGAAGCATATGACATTGCCGGGAAAAGGAAGATGTCCGTATCGGAATCTTTCCTGGTCGGCTCCGCTCTGGACAACCGCGCCGCGATCATAGAAAAAACACCGGAGGAACTGGCTATTTATGATCCCGGAGGCAACGAAATATCCTGCGCCAATCACTTCCAGAGCAAAACGCTGGGCGCCTCAGCGGCCAACCGCGAGCAATTAGCGGAAAGCGCATCGCCTTACCGGTATCAGCGCCTGCAGGAGTTGCTGCGGCAGCAGGGAAAAAATACCGTGGAAAAAACGATTGCCATCCTACGGGACAGAAAGGGCATCAACGGTGCGGATATCGGGATGGGGAACGAGAAGGCGATCAACCAGCTGATCGCGCATCATTCCATCGTATTTGAACCGGGAAAGCTGAAAGTTTGGGTATCTACCGCGCCCTGGC
This genomic stretch from Chitinophaga sp. XS-30 harbors:
- a CDS encoding NAD(P)/FAD-dependent oxidoreductase; translation: MHNYDVVIIGSGLGGLTCGAILSRNGYRVCVLEKNQQIGGCLQTFSRDKTVFDSGVHYVGGLAPGQNLYQIFKYLGIIDKLKLKQLDLDCFDRVAFAGDPREYKMAQGYDAFINGLLADFPGEEKALKEYCAMLRHICDKFPLYNLRMGGFEEKESVLGIDAAEYINSLSSNRKLTQVLAGNNPLYAGVEGRTPMYVHALVLNSYIESSWKCVNGGSQIGKWLARIITEHGGTLLRYKEVKRIVAEGKEVSYVETAKGERFTAKQFISNMHPAGTLDMLESDVIRQAYRSRIGSLENTNSVLMVNAALKPGMFPHMNYNYYYHDMDNVWTGHEYTEDTWPRNYSMFITPDPQDHRYANGLSIMAYMNISEVAPWADTFNTASSEASRGEDYEAFKKRKAEKLLDMVEKRFPVLRQCIKNYYVATPLSFRDYIGTTDGSMYGVLKDCNDPLRTFIAARTKLSNLYLTGQNLNMHGILGVTMSAVVTCSELLDMEKLLHEIKTA
- a CDS encoding C45 family peptidase, which produces MALAKKIWRGIWKGFLYLAGFFILLIIGLFIYLYSVARMQPPKIADKRSLEWQRTQLSATAFTLDHNWFRKSRSGLYELYVEGKPFERGVAYGKLAQELVKRQEDHFTEQIGKMIPSRSYQHFLKYFIGWFNRHLAENVPQEYQEEIYGVSFSASDKYDFIGTNYQRIMNYHAAHDIGHALQSMALVGCTSFGTWNDRSEDSSLIIGRNFDFYVGDKFAEDKIIAFYKPDQGYRFMMVTWGGFTGVVSGMNDQGLTVTINAAKTKMPSGSATPVSLVAREILQYAKNIQEAYDIAGKRKMSVSESFLVGSALDNRAAIIEKTPEELAIYDPGGNEISCANHFQSKTLGASAANREQLAESASPYRYQRLQELLRQQGKNTVEKTIAILRDRKGINGADIGMGNEKAINQLIAHHSIVFEPGKLKVWVSTAPWQLGEFVAYDLNKVFAMNGLEDDREIYDSTNIIPADTFLQTADYRRFLNFRSLKAAVVDKQPVDVERIIADNPEYYHAYVLAGDYCYRQEDYAKAKRYYEQALTKEIATKAEKDHILERIEQCRERL